Below is a window of Phlebotomus papatasi isolate M1 unplaced genomic scaffold, Ppap_2.1 HiC_scaffold_163, whole genome shotgun sequence DNA.
aaaattagaacaggtcatacacgaattattttcaggaaaaaattaggttcttaccattagataagctggataaaaaattggcaaaatatttaatttgaaatattatgaattatgttttatttgcaccatgctacatgtgtacgcatacatgtccatgcacataatcagtcatcatagaaaattagaacaggtcatacacgaattattttcaggaaaaaattgggttcttaccattagataagctgaataaaaaattggcaaaatatttaatttgaaatattatgaattatgttttatttgcaccatgctacatgtgtacgcatacatgtccatgcacataatcagtcatcatagaaaattagaacaggtcatacacgaattattttcaggaaaaaattgggttcttaccattagataagctggataaaaaattggcaaaatatttaatttgaaatattatgaattatgttttatttgcaccatgctacatgtgtacgcatacatgtccatgcacataatcagtcatcatagaaaattagaacaggtcatacacgaattattttcaggaaaaaattaggttcttaccattagataagctggataaaaaattggcaaaatatttaatttgaaatattatgaattatgttttatttgcaccatgctacatgtgtacgcatacatgtccatgcacataatcagtcatcatagaaaattagaacaggtcatacacgaattattttcaggaaaaaattgggttcttaccattagataagctggataaaaaattggcaaaatatttaatttgaaatattatgaattatgttttatttgcaccatgctacatgtacGCATacgtccatgcacataatcagtcatcatagaaaattagaacaggtcatacacgaattatgttcaggaaaaaattgggttcttaccattagataagctggataaaaaattggcaaaatatttaatttgaaatattaaattatgttttatgttttatttgcaccatgctacatgtgtacgcatacatgtccatgcacataatcagtcatcattagaacaggtcatacacgaattatgttcaggaaaaaattgggttcttaccattagataagctggataaaaaattggcaaaatatttaatttgaaatattatgaattatgttttatttgcaccatgctacatgtgtacgcatacatgtccatgcacataatcagtcatcatagaaaattagaacaggtcatacacgaattattttcagaaaaaaattgggttcttaccattagataagctggataaaaaattggcgaaatatttaatttgaaatattatgaattatgttttatttgcaccatgctacatgtgtacgcatacatgtccatgcacataatcagtcatcatagaaaattagaacaggtcatacacgaattattttcaggaaaaaattgggttcttaccattagataagctggataaaaaattggcaaaatatttaatttgaaatattatgaattatgttttatttgcaccatgctacatgtgtacgcatacatgtccatgcacataatcagtcatcatagaaaattagaacaggtcatacacgaattattttcaggaaaaaattgggttcttaccattagataagctggataaaaaattggcaaaatatttaattttaaatattttgaattatgttttatttgcacaatgctacatgtgtacccatacatgttcatgcacataatcagtcatcatagaaaattagaacaggtcatacacgaatttttttcaggaaaatattgggttcttaccattagataagctggataaaaaattggcaaaatatttaattttaaatattatgaattatgttttatttgcaccatgctacatgtgtacgcatacatgtccttgcacataatcagtcatcatagaaaattagaacaggtcatacacgaattattttcaggaaaaaattgggttcttaccattagataagctggataaaaaattggcaaaatatttaatttgaaatattatgaattatgttttatttgcaccatgctacatgtgtacgcatacatgtccatgcacataatcagtcatcatagaaaattagaacaggtcatacacgaattattttcaggaaaaaattgggttcttaccattagataagctggataaaaaattggcaaaatatttaatttgaaatattatgaattatgttttatttgcaaaatatttaatttgaaatattatgaattatgttttatttgcaccatgctacatgtgtacgcatacatgtccatgcacataatcagtcatcatagaaaattagaacaggtcatacacgaattattttcaggaaaaaattgggttcttaccattagataagctggataaaaaattggcaaaatatttaattttaaatattatgaattatgttttatttgcaccatgctacatgtgtacgcatacatgtccttgcacataatcagtcatcatagaaaattagaacaggtcatacacgaattattttcaggaaaaaattgggttcttaccattagataagctggataaaaaattggcaaaatatttaatttgaaatattatgaattatgttttatttgcaccatgctacatgtgtacgcatacatgtccatgcacataatcagtcatcatagaaaattagaacaggtcatacacgaatttttttcaggaaaatattgggttcttaccattagataagctggataaaaaattggcaaaataattaattttaaatattatgaattatgttttatttgcactcTTCCAAATCAGTCATCATTTATTTCtcgtaattttaaaatagaactaTAGATAGGgatctacaaaaaatatataaaatcatttttaatggcgtggtgactttaaaatatatttaacctTACATTTCAAAGAGGCTTCTTCTTCCCTTATCGCTATTGCCTATTTCTCGATCCTTTCAGCTTTCAAAACCTATTTGAACGAATCTATAATAAATCTAGGAAATAATCCACAAGTTTTAAATACCTCACCTTTTTGCTATCAAATATAATCTTTTTTGAATAGCTTAAATTAATCTCAGAGCAAGAGCACATGGACTTCACTATCACGCCATTAAAGCAAACTGAAGTTTTGCCAGAAGGGCTTACAATAATAGAATTCAAATCTGGTCAGTTGGCAACATCCTCCCCCTCGGTGCGGTCGCTCCGACGTCCAAAACGCATATCTTGCCAACTGGTCGCTTATAAATTCCCTTGGATGTCTTCACAGTCGCCATTCGTATCTTCCCATCGGGTCCTGGGAAAACTTCTTCGACGATTCCCAAAGGCCAATCGTTGCGGGGAAGATTTCCATCCGCTATGAGTACAACAGAATTCTTCTGTAGCGGAGGCACTTGATCGAACCACTTTGAGCGTCGCGCAAGCTCTGGCAGGTACTCTTTGATCCATCGACGCCAAAAACAGTCTGCAAGGCGTTGTGACTTTCGCCAGGCTTTGCGCAGATCgagatcatcatcatcaaattcTCCAGGTTTTGTTTCAATTTCTCCAGGATTTGCTCAGAAGTTCTTCCAATCAGGAAGTGGTTCGGTGTCAGGGCAGTCAGGTCACTGGGGTCGAGTGATACATGTGTCAACGGTCTGTTATTGATAATAAACTCAACTTCGGCAAATATCGTTAGCAAAACTTCATCGTTCGGTGCGTGAAAGGCGAGTGTAGCTTTCATTGCAGTCTTTACGGATCTCACAAGCCTTTCCCAGCTTCCTCCCATATGAGGAGCAGCAGGTGGGTTGAAATTCCACTCAATGAATTTCGGAGCCAACGTGTCACTGACCTTCTGATGGTCCATCTTCAGTACTGCGTCCCTCATTTCATTATCAGCCCCATGAAAATTGGTACCATTGTCCGAAAACAATTCTCGTACAGGACCCCTTCGGGCAATGAATCTGCGTATGGCCATAATTGCGCTATCTGTGTTCAAGCTATGCGCAATTTCCAAATGAACAGCTCGTGTGGCCATACACGTAAACAGTACACCCCAACGTTTCTCCTGCCTTCTTCTTTTGGTTACCATGATTGGGCCAAAGAAATCGACCCCAGTGCGTGTAAATGGAAAAAGTTTCCTTCAACACGAGCAAGAGGCAGGGGAGCCATCTCTGGTAGAGCAGGTAGAACCATCGAATTGTTGCATCGTTGACAATCTTTCCAAGATGCCTTGACTGCCATACGGATACCCGGAATCCAGAATCTCTCTCGCAAATTGTTAACAATTTGCTCTCGTCCGTAGTGCATATTCCTCTCATGGGCATCTAAAATCATCAGCTTGGTAGCGGGGTGCTTTGGGTCAAGAATGACTGGGAACTTCTCGACAGCTTCGGGACAGTTTTCCAGTCGGCTCCTCATCCTCAGAATTCCCTCGTTATCCACAAAAGGAGAAAGCTTGTAGAAGGAACTCGTTTTATCGATTGCTTGACCCTTCTGCAAACGAGAAATTTCTGGCAAGTACTTCGCTTGCATTTCCCGCCAAAGGCATTTCTCAGCTTCTTTCAGATCTGTTACGGTCAGTTCGGATTTGGTTAGGTCACCCTTTGATCGAGCTTTCGAGGTGAACTCATACCAAATCTTGAAGATTTTCCTCACACGAGCTGTGGCACGCAAGAGGCGTGTCCAGGAGGAAAATCGTCTCGCATCTGGAACCAGGGGATCGACATCATGCTCGTAATTTACATTCACGAGCTCAACCACACTCACAGTCATGTCAATAGGTTCGGAAGGCTCTTTCTCGCGTGGCCAATTCTCCTCAGAGAGTCTCAAAAAATCTGGGCCACGGAACCATCTGGATTCTGGAGTGTAATCTCCGGGTGTCATCCTTGTCGCAAGATCGGCTACATTGTCCTTGGTAGAGACCCATTTCCAAGAACTAATGTCGGTCAGCTGCTCAATCTCACCCACCCGATGAGAAACAAACTGTTTGAATCTCCTGGATCCGTTTCGGAGCCAGCACAATACCGTCATGGAGTCTGTCCAGTGAAAGATTCGGTCAATCTTAACATCTAGAACAGAAATCAGTGTGTGGCTCAGTCTGCTATTCAAAACGGCTGCCTGGAGCTCAAGCCGTGGGATCGTGACAGCCTTTAAAGGAGCAACTCGTGTGCGTGAGCTCACAAAAGAGATCACCACTCTCCCTGCATCTTCGATCCGAAGATACGCAACAGCAGCGAATGCAGAGGAACTTGCATCCCCAAACACGTGGAGTTTGACAGAAACAGCACAGCACAAGTTATCGGAATAAGATCGTGGAATACTCACAGAACTGATGAGCCTCAATTCTTTCAGAAACTTTTGCCAGTATTCCAACGCCTCATCCTTGATTTCATCATCCCATCCAATTTCTTGGCGCCAGATCATTTGGAGTATTATTTTACCCTTGACGGTGAGCATGCCCACAAATCCAAGAGGATCAAAAATGGACATCACAAGGCGGAGAACCTCCCTTTTGGTGGGAATCTTCTGTCCACTCAACACTTCAGCAGACACTTTGTGGAAATTCAGACGAAATGTGAAAACATCTTGCTCTGAATCCCACCACAATCCTAGAACTCGATCAAAGTCACTCGAATCACTAAAGTTCTTGACTTTTTCACTTTCATTGAGATTACACAAAATTCTGGAATCACTTGCGGACCAGTTTACAACATCAAATCCCGCATCTTTGTGTATCTCAATTACTTCACTTATTCTTGCACTAGCTTCATCAATCGAATTTGCACAACTGATGTAATCATCACAGTACATGTACTTTTCAATTTCTTTCACTGTATCGGGATACGTGTTGGCGAACCTTTGGGCGTTTTTATCTTTGACATGCCCAGCCAAAGTAGGCGAACACGTAGCACCGAAAGTCATCACTGATAGTTTATATTCTTCCGGAGGATCTGAACGATTCATTCCACGCCAAAGCACTCTTTGATAATTTTGATCCTCTTCGCGCACTTTCACTCTATGAAACATTTCTCTTATGTCGCCGGTAAAACCAAATTTTCCTCTGCGAAAATTCGTCAGGACTGCTGGGGGAGATTGCAAGAGGTCTGGCCCCTTGTACAGCAAAGAGTTCATCGACACTCCCCTTGATACCGCGGCACAATCGAACACTACGCGAATTTTCTTCTTGGCGGGATGAGTCACAGTAAAGTGTGGCAAATACCACGTCTTCTCCGGCGGCACTTCACGATCACTATCACTCAATTTCACTAGATATCCCTTCCGGATGTGATCCATCATCTTCTCACAATACGAGGCAGCTAACTCGGAATCGCGATCAAGTCGTCGTTCTGTAGAACGGAGCCTTTTCAGAGCTGCTTCTCGTGATTCCGGAACTTTGGGACAAATTCCACCTTTCCAGAGCAACCCAACTTCATAGCGCCCATCGGGTGTCTGGTGGGTAGTATTTTCCATAATCTGAAGCGCCTTTTTATCATCTCGAGAATGCACGGGCTCCTGGTGTGGGATAGTACCAAAAGATTCCGTGGAAAAGGAATCTCTCACCAAATTGTGCAACTCATCAATCGTTTCTACCATGGCACAATTCATCTCGATTTCTCTGTTGTCTTGAGCTGACACTGTGCCCAGAATAACCCATCCAAGCCAAGTCCGTACAAGGTAGGGTGCTCTCCAAGGTCCATGGATTACCTCGCGTGAAACTATCAAAGGGGTATTATCGAGCCCAATCAATATCTCAGGATCAGCTTCACATTGGGACTCAATATCAACATCGGCGAGGTATTTCCAATCAACACTCAATTTCTGGACATCTACAGATTGGCAAGGAAGTGTCAGGTCTTTCACTGTTCTCACATGGTGCATGGTGTACTCCTTGGCTCGTGGGAAACTTCCCTTGATCTTCAGATCAACCATGCGAGAATCATTGTCAGTTTTTATATCTGGTGTAGTGCCTCTCCAGCTGAGAGGCTTCACAGGCCCCTCAAGTCCCAATTTATCAGCCAGACTCGCTCGGATCATAGTGATCGTGGATCCTTCATCAAGAAAAGCAGATGTTTTTACCATCCCTGCAGGGCCAGACACGATCACGGGCAGAATCTTCATCAGAATTCGTCCACTGGAAGTCGTAGCATGAGCTACAGTGCCCGTCATATTCTCATTTCGAACGTCATTGTTCGCGGGACTTTCATCTGGTTTCTGTGGAACTATAGGATTTTCTGGGGACCTGTCCTTGTGGAGAAGGTTGTGATGCCTACTCCCACAATTGTTCATCGTACATCTCGTCTTTTTGTGGCAATTTGGGGCCATATGTTTTGATTTGAGACAAATAAAACATAACCTTCTCTCCGAAACTGCACCCCATCTGTCATCAGTAGAGAGCGCCTTGAAGTTTGCACAATCTGCTATAAAATGGCGGCCCTCGCCACAGAAGGTGCATTTTGGCTCacaaggggaggaacccaactgcctcccgcggatcgggacgaaacttggcatgtaagtagggtccatatagaaagttaaccagccactggctttttactgtgcggccattagaagtagtcattgtgaccattcatagtcatgaatttcttatatatatgaaagattcttttaacatttgttgctatttttctttgacctgaaaatgcgttttaatgatgttaaagcttggtttgtgagttactgatgaacgtcagaaccctttcatgcgatacaccttcatggtaatgtcataggtcatccgagtaaacattatactttttcaaagaaaataatatttttaatatcagcgaatttttctttcagattgtttaaaaatagcgaatgggaaaattttttattcttctgttccttcttctcctctttaaattttactgatgccggatttctttttctttttgtggATCTTAacattgcatactttttcgtcttcatttttttttattacaaaaatgtttgttttttattcatatgtctgccattttttattcgattttgatgagtaagtagtcgttaggaaggtcccaatgagctttataacatacccaaaaatcatcaaaatcggaaaattacaactgtcaaaatttcaaggtcaaaactttCAAAGCGATTTTAGCGCTACTAGAGGAGGTTTGACGATGTTTaaatattccacaaaattatagagcggatcgagacgtttcattttcatataaatattaatgtttATGTTTGGTCCAGTAGTTTTGCAGTTACagacagaaaaccaaatgcaactAGAAGATCATATCTTCTGTCCTAAATCACCTAAAGTAGCATATcgtgaaattattttctttctaataaagtagtatcccgttaaatgaataaaaatataactgcAATAATCTTGCACAATTTCCATTAATATTCaaggaagtctaatatctatatattgcattgttccaataaataaaagatagagTAGGAGAATACAATAgttcatattcaattttttgcaaacttGGAAGATCTATCGCAGATCCCTAATGATATCATAGGGTCAGGTCAGGATGACAAATTTCTTGCTTTTCCATTTTGCCTAAGACCACTATCTTCTATCTCCAAGGGAAATgcaattttccaacaatttccaAACTCGATATCTCGCATGAAGGAATTTGTAACGCAAAATAggtatcaaaattttcttatatttttttttaataaattgtgttcttcctgaaattgtgcaaaaattttaaattacatgttgat
It encodes the following:
- the LOC129808886 gene encoding uncharacterized protein LOC129808886, coding for MTDLEHSGPSHRDDSQPMEMQNGVRKSSRANKGIPPARLGFESTAQTLEETLIQTQIERTQMQITLLELKEKQTKMLLEKSQGSSGSQQQFGGQDGASHNHPNNAQKEVMDKFDQEPNEIPDAESIATEYTRFVEQVGGVKIVKKTQKIRRDNRQDSDSGSSSGKSTCSRLSVHDVIREQFEEWPMFIAWYKNTTKTCHFSDEENLQRLRKCLKGAARECVQILLFSPENVGKIINTLERRFGRPDFLVKSLIAKAKEIPAVKEEKPETIINMANSVMNLVASLKMFQRWNYIDNPQLLEEFLMKLPLSMRVQWSEYSLSKIHCTLETFSDWMEIRALAAGERVHFPGYRGSDDRGNERDKKTDKKPEKKARLVAATKETDTEEAPKTEHTDKGRNPTTRCTMNNCGSRHHNLLHKDRSPENPIVPQKPDESPANNDVRNENMTGTVAHATTSSGRILMKILPVIVSGPAGMVKTSAFLDEGSTITMIRASLADKLGLEGPVKPLSWRGTTPDIKTDNDSRMVDLKIKGSFPRAKEYTMHHVRTVKDLTLPCQSVDVQKLSVDWKYLADVDIESQCEADPEILIGLDNTPLIVSREVIHGPWRAPYLVRTWLGWVILGTVSAQDNREIEMNCAMVETIDELHNLVRDSFSTESFGTIPHQEPVHSRDDKKALQIMENTTHQTPDGRYEVGLLWKGGICPKVPESREAALKRLRSTERRLDRDSELAASYCEKMMDHIRKGYLVKLSDSDREVPPEKTWYLPHFTVTHPAKKKIRVVFDCAAVSRGVSMNSLLYKGPDLLQSPPAVLTNFRRGKFGFTGDIREMFHRVKVREEDQNYQRVLWRGMNRSDPPEEYKLSVMTFGATCSPTLAGHVKDKNAQRFANTYPDTVKEIEKYMYCDDYISCANSIDEASARISEVIEIHKDAGFDVVNWSASDSRILCNLNESEKVKNFSDSSDFDRVLGLWWDSEQDVFTFRLNFHKVSAEVLSGQKIPTKREVLRLVMSIFDPLGFVGMLTVKGKIILQMIWRQEIGWDDEIKDEALEYWQKFLKELRLISSVSIPRSYSDNLCCAVSVKLHVFGDASSSAFAAVAYLRIEDAGRVVISFVSSRTRVAPLKAVTIPRLELQAAVLNSRLSHTLISVLDVKIDRIFHWTDSMTVLCWLRNGSRRFKQFVSHRVGEIEQLTDISSWKWVSTKDNVADLATRMTPGDYTPESRWFRGPDFLRLSEENWPREKEPSEPIDMTVSVVELVNVNYEHDVDPLVPDARRFSSWTRLLRATARVRKIFKIWYEFTSKARSKGDLTKSELTVTDLKEAEKCLWREMQAKYLPEISRLQKGQAIDKTSSFYKLSPFVDNEGILRMRSRLENCPEAVEKFPVILDPKHPATKLMILDAHERNMHYGREQIVNNLRERFWIPGIRMAVKASWKDCQRCNNSMVLPALPEMAPLPLARVEGNFFHLHALGSISLAQSW